In one window of Paraflavitalea soli DNA:
- a CDS encoding sodium:solute symporter family protein has product MNSTIDTTVIVVFSIFIMVIGFLFARTGRNLKSFFAGGEAVPWFIGGLSLFMSFFSAGTFVAWGSIAYQHGWVAITIQWTMCIGGLITGLYLAPKWKATGNLTAAEFIRERLGAGVQKSYIYIFMLVSLFIKGSVLYSVAKLVGSSLGFPLIPVTIVLGLFMIAYTAVGGLWAVMVTDILQFVILTAAILIILPLAFKAAGGANHFLEQAPQGFFKLVNGEYTWGFILAFALYHIFYIGGNWTFVQRYTSVDTPKSASKVAYLFAGLYIISPILWMLPPMVYKTINPSLSGLDTENAYLMICKHVLPAGLMGLILTGMYFSTSASANTALNVVSAVFTNDIYKGSVNPRASDKKLMSVARISSWFFGLGMIGIALIVPYIGGIVEFTLSIGAITGGPLLAPPIWALFSKRLTGKATIFITLVSLSVNIVCKVILPLTMGYKLSRATEMLVGVGLPFLMLAAYELYARYKGLHNEDYALYQQRKIQRKENALQATEEETFEIKKQNKFGLQVIAFSLAFIAVLLFILSLLTASGGGVVAGIAAVILVCALIPFSAARKVKLPAAALLLCLVLGCMLPTNKATAQKITGNKATLSSAAVRLQWNKSASGWQLQQLSVKKGAAWIPMTGASGEYTILFTQQKPDSIPQPIYDAAGKQVIFPEAHYRYTIPVWAEATSPVAMNTVGEATRFYPAAVQSANDELSFLQETREASVRSTWRMDSQYNQDILVTITLTARKDGYYSIASPSLAIVDKKELSWGMVPGHFQGNAIESNFIKAFAYGQGIPDKPVVSRERSASTLAPLISTKQGLTLAVIPGSGMGRDPWEDKNSTQSTWQLGLSLMNRQAQLTPTVWHPVLGQRGSFLKAGESTTFNFRYTVQSADWYTVYKHAVNDIYRLKDFLALKETKQSLTNRILSMHRYVVDDSTSKWRKEQYQGLTIGAQDYLGGVYGGDGDAIKNADYGAMWMLARITNDPVLQQTRLPYARNFKITQQDNRPGFFHGAAAGQYYLPKSKKFTEEWGPYVEPIGTTYYVLMDVGNILLFNPGDTALKRELKLAADKLLAWMGSDGRWQVAYDHITHQPLFTEVEDLRPTFYGLVIAYKLLGDKKYLQGAIKGAEWYISNAVKRGRFTGVCGDTRFAPDFATGQSAQALLDLYEITKNQQYLQAAITTAKLYTTAVYTHPIPGRTQKTAGGMLRQDWEISQVGLSFEHGGSIGSATKHGPILLASHAGMFIRMFSLTRDSLFLTMARAAALGRDAFVDPATSVASYYWNTMNKGAGPYPHHAWWQIGWITDYLLAEAELRSAGKVTFPRGFITPKVGPHQSYGFAAGTIYGNKAQLLLKEGLLQTASPYLDYYGAIDSTNKKLFLIVLNDDDQVLQTTIKVDYNKVLNNAIIQPKTAWSINASGKRTMLTNTNNWPLSIPAYGIQVIEISYQ; this is encoded by the coding sequence ATGAACTCAACCATAGATACAACCGTCATTGTAGTTTTCTCGATCTTCATCATGGTGATCGGTTTCCTGTTTGCCCGCACAGGCAGGAACCTGAAATCATTCTTTGCCGGTGGTGAAGCCGTACCCTGGTTCATAGGTGGATTGTCTTTATTCATGAGTTTCTTTTCCGCAGGCACTTTTGTCGCCTGGGGATCTATTGCTTACCAACATGGCTGGGTGGCCATCACCATTCAATGGACCATGTGTATCGGTGGCCTCATCACTGGCCTCTACCTGGCACCCAAATGGAAAGCTACCGGCAATCTGACTGCCGCTGAGTTTATCCGCGAAAGGCTCGGCGCCGGGGTGCAAAAAAGTTATATCTACATCTTTATGTTGGTATCCTTGTTCATCAAGGGTTCTGTATTGTATTCCGTAGCTAAGCTGGTAGGCTCCTCATTAGGATTTCCGTTGATACCTGTTACCATTGTACTTGGTTTATTCATGATTGCCTATACCGCTGTTGGCGGTCTGTGGGCTGTAATGGTGACCGATATCCTGCAGTTTGTGATCCTTACCGCCGCCATCCTCATTATATTGCCATTGGCATTTAAAGCCGCCGGTGGTGCCAATCACTTCCTGGAACAAGCGCCACAGGGATTTTTCAAACTCGTCAATGGAGAATATACCTGGGGGTTTATACTGGCTTTTGCACTCTACCATATCTTTTATATTGGCGGCAACTGGACTTTTGTACAACGATACACCAGTGTAGACACACCAAAGTCTGCATCGAAAGTAGCTTACCTCTTTGCTGGTCTCTACATCATCAGTCCCATTTTATGGATGCTGCCGCCCATGGTATACAAGACCATCAACCCCTCCTTATCCGGGCTGGATACAGAGAATGCCTACCTCATGATCTGTAAGCACGTATTGCCGGCTGGCCTCATGGGCCTTATCCTTACAGGTATGTATTTCTCCACTTCCGCTTCCGCCAATACGGCCCTCAACGTAGTATCCGCTGTATTTACCAATGATATTTATAAGGGCTCCGTTAATCCCAGAGCGTCTGATAAAAAATTAATGAGCGTGGCCCGCATCTCTTCCTGGTTCTTTGGACTGGGTATGATCGGCATCGCCCTGATCGTTCCTTATATTGGCGGCATCGTAGAATTTACTTTAAGCATTGGCGCCATTACAGGAGGTCCCCTCCTGGCTCCACCCATCTGGGCATTGTTTTCCAAACGGCTCACCGGCAAGGCCACTATTTTTATCACCCTCGTCAGCCTTTCTGTCAACATCGTTTGCAAGGTGATATTGCCACTCACCATGGGATATAAACTCAGCCGTGCTACAGAAATGCTGGTAGGCGTAGGCTTGCCCTTCCTCATGTTGGCAGCGTATGAACTGTACGCGCGCTACAAAGGACTACACAATGAGGATTATGCATTGTATCAACAACGCAAGATCCAACGAAAAGAGAATGCCTTACAAGCTACCGAAGAAGAGACATTCGAAATAAAGAAGCAAAATAAATTTGGCCTGCAGGTCATCGCCTTCTCCCTGGCCTTTATAGCCGTATTGCTGTTCATATTGAGTTTGCTCACCGCTTCAGGCGGAGGGGTAGTGGCAGGCATTGCTGCTGTTATCCTCGTATGTGCACTGATCCCCTTCAGCGCAGCCAGGAAAGTGAAGCTGCCTGCTGCTGCCTTGCTACTGTGCTTAGTCTTGGGATGCATGTTGCCAACCAACAAGGCCACCGCACAAAAGATCACGGGTAACAAAGCAACCCTTTCTTCTGCTGCTGTACGATTACAATGGAACAAAAGCGCCAGCGGATGGCAACTGCAACAACTGTCTGTAAAGAAAGGTGCCGCCTGGATCCCTATGACCGGCGCCAGTGGAGAATATACCATCTTATTTACACAGCAAAAGCCTGATTCTATACCCCAGCCAATATATGATGCCGCAGGAAAACAAGTAATATTTCCGGAGGCACACTATCGCTATACCATTCCTGTTTGGGCAGAAGCCACCTCACCCGTTGCCATGAACACAGTGGGCGAGGCCACCCGCTTTTATCCGGCAGCAGTACAATCTGCTAATGATGAATTGTCCTTCCTGCAGGAAACCAGGGAAGCGAGTGTAAGGTCCACCTGGCGTATGGATTCCCAATACAACCAGGATATCCTGGTGACCATCACATTAACTGCCAGGAAAGATGGTTATTACTCCATAGCTTCCCCTTCCCTCGCCATTGTTGATAAAAAAGAACTCAGCTGGGGAATGGTACCCGGTCATTTCCAGGGCAATGCCATAGAATCGAATTTCATCAAAGCTTTTGCCTATGGGCAAGGTATTCCAGATAAGCCTGTCGTTAGTCGTGAACGTTCTGCATCCACCCTGGCGCCCCTCATCAGCACAAAACAAGGTCTTACCCTTGCCGTGATACCCGGGTCTGGCATGGGCCGTGATCCATGGGAAGATAAGAACAGCACACAAAGTACCTGGCAACTTGGTCTGTCCTTAATGAACAGGCAGGCCCAATTAACACCCACTGTCTGGCATCCTGTATTGGGCCAGCGTGGATCTTTCCTGAAAGCAGGCGAATCAACCACCTTCAATTTCCGGTACACTGTACAATCTGCAGATTGGTATACCGTATACAAACATGCTGTGAATGATATTTACAGGCTAAAAGATTTTCTCGCCTTAAAAGAAACAAAACAATCCCTCACCAATCGTATATTATCCATGCATAGATATGTGGTGGATGACAGTACTTCTAAATGGCGTAAAGAACAATACCAGGGCCTTACCATTGGGGCGCAGGATTATTTGGGTGGCGTATATGGTGGTGATGGCGATGCCATCAAGAACGCCGACTATGGCGCCATGTGGATGCTGGCCCGCATCACCAACGACCCTGTATTACAGCAAACCCGCCTGCCTTATGCACGCAATTTCAAGATCACACAGCAGGATAACAGGCCAGGCTTTTTCCATGGAGCAGCAGCCGGACAGTATTACCTCCCTAAAAGCAAAAAGTTTACCGAAGAGTGGGGGCCCTATGTGGAACCGATCGGTACTACTTACTACGTGTTGATGGATGTTGGCAATATCTTACTCTTCAATCCCGGCGATACCGCTTTAAAACGCGAATTGAAGCTGGCAGCCGACAAGTTGCTGGCATGGATGGGTAGCGATGGCAGATGGCAGGTGGCTTACGACCACATTACACACCAGCCATTGTTTACGGAAGTGGAAGACCTGCGTCCTACTTTCTATGGGCTCGTTATTGCTTATAAATTGCTGGGCGATAAGAAGTATTTGCAAGGCGCCATCAAAGGAGCCGAATGGTATATTTCCAATGCTGTAAAAAGAGGCCGCTTCACCGGTGTGTGTGGCGATACACGTTTTGCGCCCGACTTCGCTACCGGTCAGAGCGCTCAGGCCTTACTTGATCTGTATGAGATAACGAAAAACCAACAATACCTGCAGGCCGCTATTACCACTGCCAAATTGTATACTACTGCTGTTTACACACATCCTATCCCAGGCCGTACGCAAAAGACAGCAGGTGGTATGTTGCGCCAGGACTGGGAGATCAGCCAGGTAGGTTTGAGCTTTGAGCATGGCGGTAGCATTGGTTCTGCCACTAAACACGGTCCTATCTTGTTGGCCAGTCATGCCGGTATGTTTATTCGCATGTTCTCCCTTACCCGCGATTCATTATTCCTTACCATGGCACGTGCTGCCGCCCTGGGCCGCGATGCCTTTGTAGACCCTGCCACCAGCGTGGCTTCTTATTACTGGAATACCATGAACAAGGGTGCAGGGCCTTATCCCCACCATGCCTGGTGGCAGATTGGATGGATCACCGATTACCTGTTGGCAGAAGCCGAACTGCGGTCTGCTGGCAAAGTGACCTTCCCCCGTGGATTTATTACTCCCAAGGTAGGCCCGCACCAAAGCTATGGTTTTGCAGCAGGTACCATTTATGGCAACAAGGCTCAACTCTTATTGAAAGAAGGCCTGTTGCAAACCGCCAGCCCATACCTGGATTATTACGGAGCGATTGATTCTACCAATAAAAAGTTATTCCTCATTGTATTGAACGATGATGATCAGGTGCTGCAGACGACCATTAAGGTAGATTACAATAAAGTGCTGAACAATGCAATCATACAACCCAAAACTGCCTGGTCAATCAATGCCAGTGGTAAAAGAACAATGCTGACAAACACCAACAACTGGCCCCTGTCCATACCTGCTTATGGGATACAAGTAATTGAGATTAGTTACCAATAG
- a CDS encoding DUF5017 domain-containing protein: MNKIISFFSICLLAISCTKRDEIKTPAFDVTTSSTTYKVGDTITFNFSGDPQNIVFWPGTQGRVYEYRDRLFTVGNKLLVKFNTYQQFGVRNNLTVLVSNNFNGTYDTTNVKAATWTDITSRVTLSQGADQVQSGTVDMSEFTDGNKSATIAFRYITTSIMTQNRWVIRTFNADKQAPDGTLTPMAVMSTANWKAVSFQNPAAVWSITSAQLLLQGSANALDDDWVLSMSFNPNTASPDKGIPIKNITTNLSKYAAVGIFTTPGTYKVVFEATNASYANDKVESALKEITLTITP; the protein is encoded by the coding sequence ATGAATAAGATCATTTCCTTTTTCAGCATATGCCTCCTGGCCATATCCTGTACCAAGCGGGACGAGATAAAGACACCTGCTTTTGATGTGACCACCAGTTCCACTACTTATAAAGTGGGAGATACCATTACTTTCAACTTTTCCGGCGACCCACAGAATATTGTTTTCTGGCCAGGCACACAAGGTCGTGTATATGAATACCGCGACAGGTTGTTTACCGTTGGCAACAAGCTGCTGGTAAAATTTAATACCTATCAGCAATTCGGCGTACGCAACAACCTGACCGTACTGGTATCCAACAATTTTAACGGTACCTACGATACGACCAATGTGAAAGCCGCCACCTGGACCGACATCACCAGCAGGGTAACACTCTCCCAGGGCGCCGATCAGGTGCAGTCTGGTACAGTCGATATGTCGGAGTTTACAGATGGCAACAAATCAGCCACCATTGCCTTTCGCTATATTACTACCAGTATCATGACCCAGAATAGGTGGGTGATCCGTACCTTCAATGCAGATAAGCAGGCGCCTGATGGTACGCTCACGCCAATGGCTGTTATGTCTACTGCAAACTGGAAGGCAGTGAGCTTCCAGAATCCCGCAGCAGTATGGTCAATCACCAGCGCACAGTTGCTGTTGCAGGGAAGCGCCAACGCGCTGGACGATGATTGGGTGCTTTCCATGAGCTTTAATCCCAATACCGCCTCGCCAGACAAGGGCATACCTATCAAGAACATCACTACCAATCTGAGCAAATATGCGGCTGTGGGAATTTTTACCACCCCCGGTACCTATAAAGTCGTATTTGAGGCTACCAACGCATCCTATGCCAATGATAAAGTAGAAAGTGCGCTGAAAGAAATTACGTTAACAATAACACCTTAA
- a CDS encoding RagB/SusD family nutrient uptake outer membrane protein, whose product MKIVNRGSMIVNKKSGTQSAKQQVQSSTLAARSSQLAAFTLLIIAGILLNSCNKFLDTKPTDSITPDTYYKTQEDLNRALAAVYDRLGDRRTYGSALYGYLAFSDEFYLKGQLTGYMSNTIDPSMLELNRCWEALYVGVERANMLLDYVDGAAVSDSSKNEVKGQALFLRAFYYFTLVDNFGAIPLKLTSTKSPTEPALPRTPVADLYAQIVKDLKEAEGLVRDITYYGYNGRISKTAVQAMLARVYLTMAGYPLHDEAKYADARAYAEKVIQSNMHALNPSFSQIFINLAQDKYDIKECLWEVEYYGNNQGIVREGGYVGSWMGLYCPNVDTGFAYDYVHATRRLYDTYEAGDLRRDWTIAPYRFAPSGTGGNLVKVTRTNWSATEIYERSAGKYRREYETFKPRDQDFTTINFPMLRYSDVLLMFAEAENQVNGPTQAAYDAINMVRRRGFGKPVDIADPVADLTAGLAKVDFFEAIQKERFRELSYEGIRKHDLLRWGNYVFTMQQMLTEYQTNMPTALSPAAIGQASRITSRSVLFPIPNSEIAVNPNISQNPGW is encoded by the coding sequence ATGAAAATCGTGAACCGTGGATCTATGATAGTAAATAAAAAGTCGGGAACTCAATCGGCCAAACAGCAGGTGCAATCGTCAACGCTCGCAGCTCGTAGCTCACAGCTCGCAGCTTTTACACTGCTGATCATAGCAGGCATACTACTTAATTCCTGCAACAAATTTCTCGATACCAAACCTACAGATTCTATTACACCAGATACATATTATAAAACGCAGGAAGACCTCAACAGGGCCCTTGCAGCCGTGTATGACAGGCTGGGCGACCGCCGCACCTATGGCAGCGCCCTGTATGGTTACCTGGCATTTAGTGATGAGTTTTACCTGAAAGGCCAGTTAACAGGTTATATGTCTAATACCATCGATCCATCTATGTTGGAGCTCAACCGTTGCTGGGAGGCATTGTATGTGGGGGTCGAACGTGCCAATATGTTGCTGGACTATGTGGATGGCGCTGCAGTAAGCGACTCTTCAAAGAATGAAGTAAAAGGACAAGCCCTGTTTTTAAGGGCCTTCTACTACTTTACCCTGGTAGATAATTTCGGCGCAATACCCCTGAAACTCACCTCTACCAAATCACCCACAGAACCCGCCCTCCCCCGTACACCCGTAGCAGACCTATACGCACAGATAGTAAAAGATCTGAAAGAGGCAGAGGGCCTGGTGAGGGATATTACTTATTATGGATACAATGGCCGTATTTCCAAAACAGCCGTACAGGCCATGCTGGCAAGGGTGTACCTGACCATGGCAGGTTATCCTTTGCATGATGAGGCGAAATATGCTGATGCACGTGCTTATGCAGAGAAGGTGATACAATCAAATATGCATGCTTTAAATCCCAGCTTCTCACAGATATTCATCAACCTCGCACAGGATAAATACGATATCAAAGAATGTTTGTGGGAAGTGGAATATTATGGCAACAACCAGGGTATCGTACGCGAAGGTGGTTATGTAGGATCCTGGATGGGTCTGTACTGTCCCAACGTGGATACCGGTTTTGCGTACGATTATGTACATGCTACCCGCAGGTTATACGACACCTATGAAGCCGGTGACCTCAGGAGAGACTGGACCATTGCGCCTTACCGCTTTGCGCCCAGCGGCACGGGAGGTAACCTGGTTAAGGTAACAAGAACCAATTGGAGCGCCACAGAGATCTACGAACGAAGTGCCGGGAAGTATAGAAGAGAATATGAAACCTTCAAGCCAAGGGACCAGGATTTTACCACCATCAATTTCCCGATGCTGCGATACTCAGATGTATTGCTCATGTTTGCAGAGGCAGAGAACCAGGTCAATGGCCCTACCCAGGCAGCCTATGATGCCATTAATATGGTGCGGAGAAGAGGTTTTGGAAAGCCAGTTGACATAGCTGATCCTGTTGCCGACCTCACTGCCGGACTGGCAAAGGTTGATTTCTTTGAAGCTATCCAGAAAGAACGTTTCCGGGAGCTGTCTTATGAGGGCATCAGAAAGCATGACCTCCTCCGTTGGGGCAACTATGTCTTTACCATGCAACAAATGCTGACGGAATACCAGACCAACATGCCAACCGCACTTTCACCTGCTGCTATAGGACAGGCAAGCAGGATAACATCCCGGAGCGTGTTATTTCCCATTCCCAACAGCGAAATAGCAGTGAACCCTAATATTTCACAAAACCCCGGTTGGTAA
- a CDS encoding SusC/RagA family TonB-linked outer membrane protein: MKKTPPAIHLALLTIVLLLIATGSRAQKAPTTPKVITGKITNATTNEPLEEVTVQLKGKSVTAVTNEQGIYSISVDNVQGAILVFSFVGYTEKEVKLNTTTTIYNVKLETNLKDMEDVVVIGYGTVRKKDLTGSVGQVKVGDIKKAPVASFEDALGGRVAGVQVGAVDGQPGSSNLITIRGGNSITQSNAPLYVIDGFPVENPSNNTFNPDDLESIEVLKDASATAIYGARGANGVIIITTKKGKAGAPVVTYNAWYGLQKEINRQEVMSPYEFVKYQLELLPAQSTALYLDNGKTLDYYRNVKGVNWQDEIFRTAPMQSHSVAVSGGNAGTRYALSGNILDQDGILINSGFQRYQGRIVLDQTVNTKLKVGVNINYSSLKTTGQIATNGGDNGINASSYLFYSAWGYRPIMGDSLGDLNFADAAFDPDITNASDLRVNPIISAKNAYNVAFTNALFANAYLEYKVMKNLTLRVTGGITRNAVRREIFYNTKTAAGNPRTVYGATNGVNGSVNNNVLSSWLNENTLTWNQRFNKDHILNVVGGFTLQKTKTLIDGFSANKVPNESLGISGLDEGTPLVNVSSESEAAQASFLGRVNYTLFGKYLFTASFRADGSSKFADGNRWGYFPSGSVAWRISEESFMKKLPFVSDAKLRVSYGITGNNRVSDFSYLSVLRQTGFTNGSGNTTPGYYFNNILVPGSAPVEVGNKDLKWERTAQTDVGLDLGFFNNRIGLSVDYYYKKTSDLLLNANLASSTGYLTGYKNIGKVSNQGLEFTLNTVNVNSKNFTWSTNFNISFNRNKILELNYDQPSITTRLQGWNDNFNNSLPYLAKPGMPVALFLGYIADGLYQVDDFNRLPNGAYVLREDVPNNGQDRAVIKPGYIKYVDINGDGVVNADDQTVIGNPLPVHTGGFSNNFRYHNFDLNVFFQWSYGNDILNGNRLVFEGYEGRQYLNMFKSFENRWTPENPHTNMPVAGVTSPNVYSTRVIEDGSFLRLKTVSLGYNLPAPVLKRIKIQGIRVYAAAQNLVTWTNYSGVDPEVSVRNSALTPGFDWSAYPKARTLTLGLNVTF; the protein is encoded by the coding sequence ATGAAAAAAACACCGCCTGCAATTCATCTTGCCCTGTTGACTATTGTATTATTATTGATTGCTACCGGCTCCCGGGCCCAGAAAGCTCCTACAACACCCAAAGTTATTACCGGTAAGATCACCAACGCTACTACCAATGAACCACTGGAAGAGGTGACCGTTCAACTAAAAGGAAAGTCCGTCACTGCCGTCACCAACGAACAAGGTATCTACAGCATTAGCGTGGACAATGTACAAGGAGCCATCCTTGTATTTTCATTTGTAGGATATACAGAGAAAGAAGTAAAGCTGAATACCACTACCACCATCTACAATGTAAAGCTGGAGACCAATCTGAAGGATATGGAAGATGTGGTGGTCATTGGTTATGGAACCGTGCGTAAGAAAGACCTTACCGGATCGGTAGGTCAGGTAAAAGTAGGCGATATTAAAAAAGCCCCCGTAGCCTCATTTGAAGATGCACTCGGAGGGCGTGTGGCCGGTGTGCAGGTAGGCGCCGTAGATGGCCAGCCAGGCAGCAGTAACCTCATTACCATCCGTGGTGGCAACTCCATTACCCAAAGCAATGCTCCCTTATATGTTATTGATGGCTTCCCCGTCGAGAATCCCAGTAATAATACTTTCAACCCCGACGATCTTGAATCCATCGAAGTATTGAAAGATGCTTCCGCTACCGCTATCTATGGCGCCCGGGGTGCTAATGGTGTTATTATCATTACTACTAAAAAAGGCAAAGCCGGTGCCCCCGTGGTAACTTATAATGCCTGGTATGGTTTACAAAAAGAGATCAACCGCCAGGAGGTAATGAGTCCTTATGAATTTGTAAAATACCAATTGGAATTACTGCCTGCACAGTCTACAGCCCTGTACCTCGACAATGGAAAAACGCTCGACTACTACAGGAATGTCAAGGGCGTCAACTGGCAGGATGAGATATTCCGTACAGCACCCATGCAAAGCCACAGCGTGGCGGTGAGCGGTGGTAATGCCGGAACACGATATGCCCTGTCTGGTAATATACTGGACCAGGATGGTATTCTTATCAACAGCGGATTTCAACGGTACCAGGGAAGGATCGTACTGGATCAAACAGTCAATACAAAATTAAAAGTAGGCGTGAATATCAACTATTCATCATTGAAGACCACAGGACAGATCGCTACCAATGGTGGTGACAATGGTATCAATGCCTCTTCTTATTTGTTTTACAGCGCCTGGGGATACCGCCCGATTATGGGCGATTCACTGGGCGACCTGAATTTTGCTGATGCAGCTTTTGACCCTGATATTACCAACGCCTCCGACCTGCGCGTAAATCCCATCATTTCAGCTAAAAATGCTTACAATGTGGCTTTCACCAATGCCCTTTTTGCCAATGCCTACCTCGAATACAAGGTTATGAAGAATTTAACCTTGCGTGTAACTGGTGGTATAACGAGGAATGCAGTGCGCAGGGAGATTTTCTACAATACAAAAACAGCCGCTGGCAACCCACGTACCGTATATGGCGCTACCAATGGCGTGAACGGATCTGTTAACAATAATGTACTCAGTAGCTGGCTCAATGAAAACACCCTTACCTGGAACCAGCGTTTTAATAAAGACCATATACTAAATGTAGTGGGTGGCTTTACCTTACAGAAAACAAAGACCCTCATTGATGGTTTCTCAGCCAACAAAGTGCCCAACGAGTCCTTAGGTATCAGTGGCCTGGATGAGGGTACCCCCCTGGTAAATGTCTCCTCCGAGTCCGAGGCCGCCCAGGCTTCTTTTTTGGGAAGGGTCAACTACACCCTGTTTGGTAAATACCTCTTCACCGCTTCATTCCGTGCCGACGGTTCATCCAAGTTTGCCGATGGCAACAGATGGGGATATTTCCCTTCAGGCTCTGTCGCCTGGCGTATCAGTGAAGAGAGTTTCATGAAGAAGTTGCCGTTTGTGTCAGATGCCAAACTCCGCGTGAGCTATGGCATTACTGGCAATAACCGTGTTAGCGACTTCTCTTATCTTTCCGTGTTAAGACAAACCGGTTTCACCAATGGTAGTGGCAATACCACCCCGGGTTACTACTTTAATAATATACTGGTACCCGGTTCTGCACCCGTAGAAGTAGGTAATAAGGACCTGAAATGGGAACGTACCGCACAAACAGATGTGGGGCTCGATCTTGGATTCTTCAATAACCGCATAGGTCTTAGCGTAGATTATTATTATAAAAAGACCAGCGATCTGTTGCTCAATGCTAACCTCGCTTCTTCCACAGGTTACCTCACCGGGTATAAGAACATCGGTAAAGTATCTAACCAGGGACTTGAATTTACCCTGAATACCGTTAATGTTAACAGTAAGAATTTTACCTGGAGCACCAACTTTAATATTTCTTTCAACCGTAATAAGATATTGGAGTTGAATTATGATCAGCCAAGCATTACTACCCGGTTGCAGGGCTGGAATGATAACTTCAACAACTCCCTGCCTTACCTGGCCAAGCCTGGCATGCCTGTAGCTTTATTTTTAGGATACATCGCAGATGGTTTATACCAGGTAGATGATTTTAACAGACTGCCCAATGGCGCTTATGTGTTGCGGGAAGATGTTCCCAATAATGGCCAGGACAGAGCCGTTATCAAACCCGGCTACATTAAATATGTGGATATTAACGGCGATGGGGTAGTGAATGCCGATGATCAGACCGTGATTGGTAATCCCCTGCCTGTTCATACAGGCGGTTTCTCCAACAACTTCCGCTACCATAACTTCGACCTGAATGTCTTTTTTCAATGGTCATATGGTAATGACATCCTCAATGGCAACCGACTGGTCTTTGAAGGCTATGAGGGAAGGCAATACCTCAATATGTTTAAGTCCTTTGAAAACCGGTGGACCCCTGAAAATCCCCATACCAATATGCCTGTTGCCGGTGTAACCAGCCCCAATGTATATTCTACCCGCGTGATAGAAGATGGTTCTTTCCTGCGGCTGAAAACCGTTTCACTGGGCTATAACCTGCCGGCACCGGTATTGAAACGCATAAAAATTCAGGGTATCCGCGTATATGCCGCCGCACAGAACCTGGTTACCTGGACCAACTACTCAGGCGTAGACCCGGAAGTATCTGTAAGGAATTCCGCCCTTACCCCGGGCTTCGATTGGTCGGCTTACCCCAAAGCGAGAACTCTTACCCTGGGACTTAATGTAACATTCTAA
- a CDS encoding LacI family DNA-binding transcriptional regulator — MKRHQITIVDIAQKLNLSKSTVSRVLTGHPSVSEKTRKAVLELADQLDYSRNMLSISLLNKKSNTIGIIVPEFISSYFPQVIMGAQEVAAQEGYNVIIGHSNETYETEVANTKLMLANQVDGLLISITKETRNFDHLKVFERKGIPIVFFNRVCEDMNVPKVVVDDYEGAFRAVEHLIKRKKKRIAHLAGPDTLSISVKRLRGYRDALKKYNIPIDEELIIPYDLTIAKVKIYVNHLLRLDNPPDAIFAINDPTAIEALQIVKKKGLQVPRDIAIVGFSNDNISGLIEPALTTVSQPVREMGNTAAQLLVDQINRDISEWKSIIRVLKTELIVRKSS, encoded by the coding sequence ATGAAGCGCCACCAGATAACGATTGTAGACATTGCCCAAAAACTCAACCTCTCCAAATCTACGGTATCACGTGTATTAACGGGCCATCCCAGTGTAAGTGAAAAGACACGCAAAGCTGTGCTGGAACTGGCAGATCAGCTGGACTACTCGCGGAACATGCTTTCGATCAGCCTGCTGAATAAAAAGAGCAACACGATTGGCATCATTGTTCCTGAGTTTATCAGTTCTTATTTCCCACAGGTGATCATGGGCGCCCAGGAAGTAGCAGCCCAGGAAGGATACAATGTGATCATCGGGCATTCGAATGAAACCTATGAAACGGAAGTAGCCAATACAAAACTCATGCTGGCCAACCAGGTAGACGGCCTGCTGATATCGATCACAAAAGAGACGAGGAACTTCGATCACCTGAAAGTTTTTGAACGGAAGGGTATTCCCATTGTCTTTTTCAACCGGGTATGTGAAGACATGAATGTGCCGAAGGTAGTGGTAGATGATTATGAAGGGGCATTCCGCGCCGTTGAGCATCTCATTAAGCGGAAGAAAAAAAGGATTGCTCACCTGGCTGGTCCTGATACTTTATCGATCAGTGTAAAAAGATTAAGGGGGTACCGGGATGCATTGAAGAAATACAATATTCCCATTGATGAGGAGCTGATCATTCCCTACGATCTCACCATTGCCAAGGTGAAGATTTATGTAAATCACCTGTTGCGGCTGGACAATCCGCCTGATGCCATCTTTGCCATCAATGACCCCACGGCTATTGAAGCGCTGCAGATCGTGAAGAAGAAAGGGCTGCAGGTACCCAGGGATATTGCGATCGTAGGTTTTAGCAATGATAATATTTCGGGATTGATAGAACCGGCGCTCACCACAGTTTCGCAACCGGTAAGAGAAATGGGCAATACAGCGGCGCAGTTGCTTGTAGACCAGATCAACCGTGATATATCGGAATGGAAATCGATTATCCGTGTATTGAAAACGGAATTGATCGTACGAAAATCGAGCTGA